A window of the Brassica napus cultivar Da-Ae chromosome A2, Da-Ae, whole genome shotgun sequence genome harbors these coding sequences:
- the LOC106419178 gene encoding uncharacterized protein LOC106419178 isoform X2 — MHGRLACGRPLVVRLASDKLLEDSSHDRPKRLLPEANRTRSASGSSSGQMSRDEKVAAIKNKLKALEEDEKQRDPKKLKR; from the coding sequence AtgcatgggagattagcttgtggTAGGCCCTTGGTGGTTCGTTTAGCTAGTGACAAGCTTCTAGAGGATTCCTCTCATGATCGTCCTAAAAGATTATTACCAGAAGCAAACAGAACGAGGTCTGCAAGTGGAAGCAGCTCAGGACAAATGAGCCGAGATGAAAAAGTAGCTGCCATTAAGAACAAACTCAAAGCGTTGGAGGAAGATGAGAAACAACGAGATCCCAAGAAACTGAAGAGATAA
- the LOC106391452 gene encoding uncharacterized membrane protein YjcL-like — translation MATSLAFLNATGLSSPTSGLIRRRSHIVSRQDLPKLSIINSSPRLSDSRNASSPIRSVRVRSQLNTPLISGNDEWGTWTALFATGAFGLWSEKTKVGSAVSGALVSTLIGLAASNLGVISSDSPAFAIVLNFLLPLAVPLLLFRADLRRVVQSTGKLLLAFVIGSVATTVGTALAYYLVPMRALGPDSWKIAAALMGRHIGGAVNYVAIANALEVSPSVLAAGLAADNVICAVYFTSLFAIGSKIPAETLPPPTSDAETSKGSETENKIPVLLIATGIAVSLAICKVGALLTKHFGVSGGSLPAITAVVVVLATVFPSQFGRLAPSGEAMALILMQVFFTVIGASGNIWSVINTAPSIFLFALVQIGTHLAVILGVGKLLNVELRLLLLASNANVGGPTTAAGMATAKGWNSLIVPGILAGIFGISIATFIGIGFGVKVLKFM, via the exons ATGGCGACGAGCTTGGCGTTCCTCAACGCGACAGGCCTCTCATCCCCGACGTCTGGACTAATTCGCCGGCGATCGCACATTGTCTCACGCCAGGATCTTCCTAAACTCTCCATCATCAACTCCTCGCCGCGGCTTAGCGACTCTCGTAACGCATCGTCCCCGATCAGATCGGTGAGAGTGAGATCGCAGCTGAACACGCCTCTCATTTCCGGAAACGACGAATGGGGAACATGGACTGCGCTCTTCGCCACTGGCGCTTTCGGTCTCTG GTCGGAGAAGACGAAGGTGGGGAGTGCGGTGAGTGGTGCGTTGGTCAGCACACTCATTGGCCTTGCCGCTAGTAACCTTGGCGTCATCTCTTCGGACTCTCCTGCTTTTGCTATCGTCTTGAATTTCTTGCTCCCCTTGGCTGTTCCTCTCTTGCTCTTTAGAGCTGACTTGCGCCGTGTGGTTCAGTCCACTGGAAAGCTTCTCTTGGCTTTTGTTATTGGTTCAG TTGCGACAACAGTGGGTACAGCTTTGGCTTACTACCTAGTGCCGATGAGAGCACTTGGTCCGGATAGTTGGAAGATTGCAGCTGCACTCATGGGGAGGCATATCGGTGGAG CTGTCAACTATGTTGCCATAGCCAATGCTCTTGAAGTTTCGCCATCAGTGTTAGCTGCTGGACTCGCTGCTGATAACGTTATATGCGCTGTTTATTTCACGTCTTTGTTCGCTATTGGCTCCAAAATACCTGCTGAAACTCTACCTCCACCAACTAGTG ATGCAGAGACGAGCAAAGGTTCTGAAACTGAAAACAAAATCCCTGTGCTACTGATAGCTACTGGAATCGCTGTGTCATTAGCTATATGCAAGGTTGGGGCTTTGCTAACAAAGCATTTCGGGGTTTCGGGTGGTAGCTTGCCAGCTATAACCGCCGTGGTTGTTGTTTTAGCGACTGTCTTTCCCTCCCAGTTTGGTCGTCTTGCTCCATCTGGAGAAGCCATGGCTCTGATTCTGATGCAG GTGTTCTTCACTGTGATAGGTGCGAGCGGAAACATATGGAGTGTGATAAACACTGCGCCGAGCATATTCTTGTTTGCATTGGTCCAGATTGGGACACATCTTGCTGTGATATTGGGGGTAGGGAAGCTGCTCAACGTGGAGCTAAGGTTGCTGCTTTTGGCATCAAATGCTAATGTTGGAGGACCCACGACTGCAGCTGGTATGGCGACTGCAAAGGGATGGAAC
- the LOC106419178 gene encoding probable RNA-binding protein 18 isoform X1, which yields MDTIGFVDEKSESRLYVGNLDLRINEAALIKMFSPYGKIISEDFLWHTRGPKKGEPRGYAFIQYSSKEEAELAKEKMHGRLACGRPLVVRLASDKLLEDSSHDRPKRLLPEANRTRSASGSSSGQMSRDEKVAAIKNKLKALEEDEKQRDPKKLKR from the exons ATG GACACCATTGGGTTTGTAGATGAAAAGAGCGAGAGCAGATTATATGTTGGAAACTTGGATCTTAGAATAAACGA GGCTGCGTTGATAAAGATGTTTTCTCCATATGGGAAGATCATATCAGAAGACTTCCTCTGGCACACACGCGGTCCAAAGAAAGGAGAGCCACGCGGCTATGCTTTCATTCAATACAGCTCTAAAGAG GAAGCTGAATTGGCTAAGGAGAAGAtgcatgggagattagcttgtggTAGGCCCTTGGTGGTTCGTTTAGCTAGTGACAAGCTTCTAGAGGATTCCTCTCATGATCGTCCTAAAAGATTATTACCAGAAGCAAACAGAACGAGGTCTGCAAGTGGAAGCAGCTCAGGACAAATGAGCCGAGATGAAAAAGTAGCTGCCATTAAGAACAAACTCAAAGCGTTGGAGGAAGATGAGAAACAACGAGATCCCAAGAAACTGAAGAGATAA